CGGAACGCACGAGCATGTCAACAATCTCGAGCGCCTGCTCACCCGTATCGGGCTGAGAAATGAGCACCTCGTCGATATCCACGCCGATGCGCGCGGCATAAGTGGGATCGAGCGCATGCTCGGCATCGATAAATGCCACTACGCCACCCATAGCCTGGGCCTCGGCCAGGATCTCGAGCGAAAGCGTCGTCTTACCGGAGGACTCAGGACCGTAAATCTCGACGATACGGCCGCGCGGCACACCGCCGATACCCAGAGCGGCATCGAGTGCCAGAGCACCCGTGGGAATGGCCTCGACCTCAAGCTCGGGGCCGCCGTCACCATACCTCATGATGGAGCCTTGACCGAACTTCTTCTCGATCTCGGCCTTGGTGGTGGCGATCATCTCTTCGCGCTCTTTACCCGTCGTGGGTGCATGAACGGTACGTACGGGACCTGAATTCTTGGCCATGAATAGCCCTCCTCTTAACAACCTGCATCGATAATAAACGAACGGCTGTTCGTGGTCAACCGTTCAGGCCAATCATATGCTGGCGGTCTTTCCAAAACCCAACCAAACGCCGACCAAACACTGACCAAATGCTTGACCACAAAGGGCCAAATATGAACAAGGAAGGCAAGAATACACCTATGACCAGTAAAAACGCTGAATTCGTCAGGGGTCCCTATCTCCACAATTAAGGGGCCCTAAGGCCCCTTAAAACACGTCTATTCCATAGAGTTGAGCACAAGGGCAATGCGTCCCAATGCCTCCGCGACCGCATGGGCACGAACACACGAACGGTCGCCCTCATAGTGGCAGCGCACAGAGTCCACGACCGGCACCTCCCCATCAGCCGCGCGATACGCCCAGCCACTATAGAAAGTGCCAGCCGGATCGTCCTCAGTGCCGCCGCCGGGGCCGGCATAACCTGTTGCGCTCACTGCAATATCGCTCTGGTACAGCTCCAGCGAACCCGCCGCCATCTCGCGCGCGGTCTGATGCGACACCGCGGTATAGCGGTCGAGAGTCTCCTGCTCAACACCCAAAACGCGATGCTTGATCTCATCGCAGTAGGTCACCGCACCGCCGCGAAGCACCGCCGAGGCGCCCGGGATATCGGCAATCGTCGAGGCGATCATACCCGCCGTCAGCGACTCAGCCGTCGAAACCGTCACGCCCCGAGCGCTCGCACGCTCGACAATATCGCGCGCCAGCTCTTCGTTATGTGCGGAAATCTGCTCAAAAGAGTCCGTCATACTCACCAGGACCTAGACCGAAAAGACGATCTTGCGGCAGTTCCAGAAGTACTGGGCGCCCGAGATAACGGTCAAGACAACGGCAACGGCGTACAGGAAGCGCGACACCGAGTAGATGCCGAGCGTCAGCGCCACCGGGCCAAGGTGCAAGCCGGCCATCGCAAAGACGCACAGGTAACCGCAGATGGAGACCATCGTGGTCGCCGTCTTGTACTTGCCGAGCTTATCGGCCGCAACGACCACGCCGGCGGCACTCGCAACCATGCGAAGGGCGCTTACCAGCAGCTCTCGGAACAGAATGATGAACACGGACCAAACCGACACGGCGCCAAAGTCCAAGAACAGCAGCAAGGCCGAGAACACGAGTAGCTTGTCGGCGATGGGATCCAAGAACTTACCGAAGTCGGTGATCTCATTGCGCGAGCGCGCCAGGTAGCCATCAACTTTATCGGTGCACGACAGGATGACGTACAGAATGAAGGCGGCGGCGGCGAGCGGGCCGTCGAAGGTGCTCCAATCCGTACCGGCAACGCTCGTGTGAGACAGCGCCGACACGATCATGAACACCGGGATAAAGACGATACGCACGCACGTCACGATGTTGGCGGGCGTCCAAACACTCGTCAGTTCCTTATTGCTCTCGTTAGCCACAACGCGCTCCTACTCCACAACATGACCGATAAGCTCATAGCAGAAACTATCGGTAAACTCGACGGTCAGAATATCGCCCACGGACGCCTCGCTGGCGTCCAAGTGCACCGCGCCATCGGAATCGGGCGCCTGGAACCAGGCATGGCCGATCAGCTCGGCGCCGTCCTCGGTCTCTTCGATACCGTCGACGATCACCTGGGCGCGTTCGCCCACATGTGCGGCAGTTGCAGCAAAACCGAGCGACTCGGCCAAGTCCATGGCCTCCTGGGCGCGCTCGAGCTTGACCTCTTCGTCGACCTGACCCTCCATCTTGGCGGCCAGGCTGCCCTCCTCCTGCGAGTAGGCAAAGACACTCGTGTAGTCAAAGCCGACGGTGTCCATAAAGTCGATAAGATCACGGAACTCGTCGTCGGTCTCGGTCGGGAAGCCGACCATAGCCGTGGAACGGATCACGATGCCGGGGATGCGCTCACGCAGATCGCGGAACAGGTCCTCGAGCTCCTGGCGCGAACCGGAACGGCGCATAGCCTTGAGGATGCGCGCGTCGCAGTGCTGCACGGGGATATCGATATAGGGCAGCACCTCGGGCGTATCACGAATGGTCTCGATAAGCTCGTCGGTCATGCCCTCGGGCTGCAGATAGAGCACGCGGACCCAGACGTTGTGCGGGCGCACGGCCTCGGCGACGGCACGCAGCAGCTGCGCCAGATTGCGCGGCGAGCCCACGGCGACATCCTCGTCGGCAAAGTCGGTGCCCCAAATACCAGTGTCCTGGCCGATCAGCACGATCTCGCGCACGCCGCCGGCAACCAGGTCGCGCACCTCGGAGATAATGCTCTCGGCATTGCGCGAATGATAGCGACCGCGAATATAGGGGATCATGCAGAAGCTGCAGAAGCGGTTGCAGCCATCGGAAATCTTGACGTAGGCAACGGCACCCTCGACGGTACGCTTGACCTGCGGAATATAGGCAGCGATCTCACGCTCGACACCCAGCACGCCATCGATGACCGCCACGATGCCGTCCTCCTCGTCGGCCTTCACAAAGGCAGCAACCTCGGGCAGCTCGTCAGGCAGGTCGTCGCCATAGCGCGACGGCACACAGCCGCACATGACGATGGGGCAAGAACGAACGCCGTCCTGAACCTCGTTGGCGAGCTCGAGGGTGGTCTCGATGCTCTCGGACGTTGCGGAAGCGAGGAACGAGCATGTATTGACGATGGCGATATCGGCATCCTGCGGGTCGAATGCCTCCTCGTAGCCTGCGGCGGTCAAAAGAGAACGCATGCGGTCGGTGTCGACCTCGTTCTTAGCGCACCCTAGGGTGATGTAGAGCACGGAGCCCAACGGTGTATCCATGTTGGAGAGCGGTCCTTTCGAATGATATTAGCGGTAGTTGGTGAACTGCAGCGGCTGGCCGTAGTCCTGGTCGCGCAGGAACTGGATCACGGTCTGCAACGCGTCCTTCGAAGCAGAGGAAACACGCAGCTTGTCGGCCTCGATGGTCACCTTGACCTTGAGCTTTTGGTCCTTGATGTCCTTGTTGATCTTCTTGGCGGTCGCCTGGTCGATACCCTCGACGATATGGCCGAGTACGCGCACGGTGCCGCCCGATGCCGCCTGCGGAGCATCCCACGAGACAGCCTTGAGGTCGATGCCGCGCTTGATGAGCTTGGAGCTCAGCACGTCGATAATCTGCTTGGAGACAAAGTCAGCCGGGGCGTTGATCGTAAAGAGCTTGTCGCCCTTCGAAAGCTCGATCGTGGCGCCGGAATCCTTAAGGTCATAGCGCTGGGAAATCTCGCGCGTGGTCTGCTGAAAGGCGTTGTCGACCTCTTGCATGTTGACCTCGGACACGACGTCGAAGCTGGAATCTTTAGCCATGATGTTTCCTTTCGCGTACGAGCAGCTTAGTAGCTATCGTACGAATAGTCGGTAGAATCGGTGGGCGTCTGACCGTCAGTTGCGGTATCGGCGCCATCCGTGGACTGGGCATCGGTACCGTCGGTGGCATCGGTACCGTCGGTGGTATCGGTACCATCAGAACTTTCACCATTCTCGGAATCAGTCGTCTCCTTCTTGGGAACGGTGATCGTCACACGCGCCACGCCCGAGGTTTTAGTATCGTAACGGACCTTTTCGCCGTTCTTGGTAACGGTGACATCGGAAGGCTTGGACGTGGTGATCTCGATCGAGGACTCGGGCGTGTACTCCTGCTCAAAGGGGCCAGTCGACTGGGCACCATAGACCGACTTGCCGTCGACCTTGACCTCAATCCACGCGGTCTTTCCCTTGGCAACGGAGACCTTGACCTTCGTTACCTCGTTCTCTTCCTTCTTGGCCGTCGTCTTGGTGGCATCCGAATCGGTCGACTCATCCGTCGCCTCATCGGTGTCTTCGTCCTCGTCGACCGTTTCGGTCTTCTTGGAAGACTTCTTGGTCGTCGTCTTGGTAGCAGTGGGCATCTCGGGTGTGGTCTCGGGCGTCGAAGATGCGCAGCCGCGCAGAAGTACCACGATGAGCACGATCAGCAGCAACGCCACGGCACCGATACCGGCGTAGACGATACGCGGATCGAGCCCGTTGTTTTGAGGAGCACGGGAACCGCCGCGTCCACGACTGGAACTGCTGCGGCCGCCTCCCTGAGACATACGACCACGATTGCTATCGGATCGGCCGCGATAGCCACCCTGGCCCTGAAGGCCGCGCTGACCCGAACGGGGCGCAAGTTCACCGCGGCCTTGATAGGCACGCTGGCCCGCACGCGGAGCCGAAGAGCGCTGGCCATACGACTGTGGTTGAGAGCGAAGACGCGGCGTCACCTGCGTGGTATCGGCGTCCGCATAGCCACCGCGAGAGCGTCCGGTGGAGATACCACGGTGACCGCGATCGGAATAGCCGCCGTCGCCGTAGCCGGCACGAGGGTCACGCGCCACGCCGCGAGCAGCGGGAAGTGCACGGTCCTCGGGCATCGGCGTACTGCGGAACCGGTCACGCTGCGAGCGAATCTCCTCGCCCGAACCCGTCTCGGTAATATAACCGGCCTGCTGAGGACGCTGTCCATAGCGGGTCGAACGACCGCCCTGAACCATCAGAAAGCGCCCGTTATCGACAGAGGAACGCGAATTGACGTAGCCGGCAGCGTCCTGGAAACGACCACCCTGCTGCGACGTCTCGCGTTCGTATGCCATCAGGTCGTCAAAGTAGGCATTGACGACCTCACGCGGATTGAGGCCCAAAAAGCGAGCATAGCTCGAAATCATGCCCTGCGCATAGCCACGCGGCGGCATCGAAGCAAAATTACCGGTCTCGAAAAACTCGATGATCTGCGGCCTGATTTTGATGGTGTTGGCGACTTGCTGAATGGAAAGGCCCATTCGGCGACGCTGCTCGAGCAGCATGTCACCAAAGCGTGCAGCCATCAGAATCCTCCAAACTCACGATCTTCACGTGCCATCTCGGCGTCGACAGACTCCAACGCGGCAAGCCCCTCCTCGTCCAACAGGACCTCGCGCGGCTTGGAACCGTCGGGCGGGCCGACGACACCCTTTTCTTCCAGCATGTCCATAATACGCCCGGCACGCGCATAGCCAACCTTCAGGCGGCGTTGCAGGCCAGATGTGGAGCCAAGCTGCGATTCCACCACAATATGGGCGGCTTCCCAGATAAGCGGGTCGTCATCTTGCGGCTCGGCGACTCCGGTGCGGACAATGCCGCCGCCACCCGCCATGGACATGGAAGCGGGCGCCACAGCCGACAGGATCTCCTCGTGGTAGTCGGGCTCGCTCTGCGACTTGACAAACTCGACAATCTCGTTGATTTCGTCGTCCGAGACAAAGCAGCCCTGGATACGGCGGGGCTTGCCCCAGTCGACCTTGGAGAACAGCATGTCGCCCAAACCGGTGAGCTTCTCGGCACCCATCTGGTCGATGATGACGCGCGAGTCGATGCCCGTGGCGACGTTAAAGGCGATGCGGTTGGTGATGTTGGCCTTGATGAGGCCCGTCACCACGTTGGAGCTGGGGCGCTGCGTGGCAACGATAAGGTGAATACCGGCGGCACGGCCCAGCTGTGCAATACGCACGATCGAGGCCTCGACATCCTTACCGGCGACCATCATCAGGTCAGAGAGCTCGTCAATGATAATGACCAGGTAGGGCATCTTTTGCGGCGGGTTATCGTAATGCTCAAACTCGCCAGCAGCCTGCTTTTCGTTGTAGGTCGAGATCTTACGCACGTTGAGACGCTCGAAGACCTTCAGGCGACGCTCCATCTCGGACACAGCCCATTGCAGCGCGCTGGCGGCCTGCTTGGGCTCGGTCACCACTGGTACATAAAGATGCGGCAGGCCGTTATAGCCCGCAAGCTCGACGCGCTTGGGGTCGACCATGATCAGGCGAACGTCCTCGGGAAGGGCGCGCATGAGCAAGGTCGTGATGATGGAATTGATCATCACCGACTTACCAGAACCGGTCGTACCGGCAATAAGCAGGTGGGGCATCTTGGCGAGATCGGCGACAACCGGCGTGCCCTCGGCATCGCGACCAATGGCTAGCTCGAGCGGACCGCCCTTCACATAGGGCAGAACGTCGCCCAGGTTGACGTTCTGGCGCTTGCGGTTGGGAATCTCGATGCCCACGAGCGAGGTGCCGGGGATCGGGGCAAAGATACGTACCGACTGGGCAGCGAGCGAAAGCGCGATATCGTCCTCGAGGCTCGAAATCTTGCTCACGCGCTCGCCCTCGCCAGGTTGCAGCTTAAAGGTCGTCACCGTGGGGCCGGCGATCCAGCCGACCACGCGGGCACTGCGGCCAAACTCAAGCAAGGTGGATTGCAGTGACTCAGCGGTCTGCTCAAGCTCCTTGTCCGAAGACGCGGCGGAAGCCGACTGCGGGTTGGCATGCAGGATTTCGAGCGGCGGAAGCTTGAGGCCGTCCTCTTCTTCGCCCTCGTTATCTGCGGCGCCGCCGTCCGCTCCCCCATCACGAGCCGCAGCTGATTCGACAGCACTCGTGGCAGGTGCATCGGCAACCTTGGGATGCTTCAGAAAATCGGGAATCTGAGGTGCGGCCGAGACGGGATTCACGGCAAACGGCGGCTCGGGCTCGTCGATCTTATCGGGGTCGTCTTCCATCGAAAGCTGGCCGGTTACCTGGCCGCGCTTTGCATGGCGACGCGGCAGCAAAGTTGTCTTTGCGGTCTCAATCGGAGCCTCGTCGTCCTCGTCATCGCCCTCGGTGAGCTCAATCTCGCTATCGGACCAAGACGGGTCGGGCTCACTCGTATTGAGCTTGGGCGCGGCCTTGCCCTTCTTGGCATGGCGGTGCGGCAACAGCGTGGTCTTGGCCCGCTCGGCATCCACGGCATCGGACACGTCAACAAACGGATCCTCGTCCTCGTCATCATCGTCCAAAACCGGGTCCACATCGTTGCCCATGACCGTGGTCACGGCAGCATCGGAGCCCTTTTGACGAAGAATGCTCAGGTGCGGACGGGCAACGCCGGGCACCGACAGGGCTTCGTCGTCACCCCAAGGGCTGGCGTTGACATCGGCACGACGGCGTTCGGCAAAATCTGCCGCACGATCGCGGGCAGAGCGCAGCACACCGCCCACCGAAAAGCCAATGATGACAAAACCAACGACGGCCAGACCCAACAGGACCACCATCGCGATAGGCTTACCCAGGGCATTCTGCAGCGCACTCGCAATAAACGCACCAATGTAGCCACCCGACACGGAAAGGTTCTGCGGCGTAAACATGAGGTCGCACGAATCGCTCGTGCCCGGCACCATCAGCGAAAGAATGGAGACGACGGCGATAAAGACCACGGCGCCGCCCGCAACAGAGCGCACGTTGAGCGGCGAGTCCTCACCCAAAAAGAGCGTGGCGGCAAACAGCAAGATGACGATCGGCAGCACGTAGGCGCCCAGGCCAAAGCCCAGGTGATAGAACCCGGCAACAGCAGCCGTCACGGGCGCTGTTGCCGGTGAGATCACGGCAATGAAGGACGCGATCGCCAAAACGGCAATGACCACGCCGGCGATATCGCGGTTGGCCGAGGGCTCGACCAAGGGCTCAAAATCGTCGAAGTCTGCCTCATGGCCCTTATTGGCACGCAGATGGGAACCGGCACCCTTAGCAGATGCCGGTTGGTTGTTGGCTTTATTGCCTTTGGCGTTTTGTGCAGATCCGCGCGCCAAACTAAACCTCCATGACGACCGGGATGATCATCGGACGGGTACGCGTACGGCTCCAAATGAAGTTGGAGAGCGAATCGCGCACGGCCTTGCGAATGGCATCGGAGCCGCTGCTCGTGAAGCTAAACTTGCCCTTCTCGATCGTCTTCATAATGGATGCGGAGGCATCCTCGGAGAACTGGTCGTCGATGGCAAACGAGACGCCGCGACCCGAGAACTCGATAGCCTCGATCTTCTTGTGCTTGAGCGAGACGATAGCAACGGCCGTGACCATACCGTCATTGGCGAGCTTCTGGCGATCGCGCAGGACGATGGGGTCGGTATCGCCGATACGCAGGCCGTCGACGTAGACGACGCCGGACTCGACGGGCGTACCACGCTTGACAATACCGCCGCGCATCTCGAGCGTGTCACCGTTATCGAGGATAAAGATATGATCGTCCTTGAGACCCATCTTGCGGGCCAGCTGGGCATGGGCGCGCAGATGCACGGCCTCGCCGTGGACCGGCATAAAGTACGTAGGCTTGGCCATGGCCATCAGGAGCTTGAGCTCCTCCTGGCTACCGTGACCGGAGACGTGGACGAGAGCGCGGTTCTTATCCCACACGTCGCAGCCGAGCTTGGCAAGGCTGTTGACGACCTGCTGGACGGCTTTCTCATTGCCGGGAACAGGAGTTGCAGAGAGGATAACGGTATCGCCCTCGTGAATGGAAAGTGTCTTGTGCTCGCCATTGGCCATGCGGGACAGAGCCGACAGCGGCTCGCCCTGCGAACCAGTGCACATGACGACGATCTTGTCGTCGGGCAGGTTATCAATGTCGAAGGCATCGATGATATCGGCGTCATCAATGTTGAGGTAGCCCAGCTCACGCGCCACGCGGGTGTTCGTGAGCATAGAGCGACCGGTCACAACGACCTTACGGCCGCACTTGCGGGCGGCATCGCAGATCTGCTGCAAACGATGGATGTGGCTCGAGAACGATGCGACGAACACGCGACCCGGGGCGTTCTTGATGGCGTGCAGCAGGTTGGGACCAACCTCTGCCTCGGACTTGGTAAAGCCGGGAACCGTGGCGTTGGTAGAGTCGGAAAGCAGCAGGTCGATGCCCTGCTTGGCAAAGCGGCTGATAGCGGCATAGTCGGGCGTGACGCCGTCGATGGGCGTCTGGTCGAGCTTAAAGTCGCCGGTGTGCATAACGGTGCCCTGATTGGTGCGGATGAACACGCCCAGAGCGCCGGGGATGGAGTGCGTCATCGAGAAGAAGTCGAGCGAGATGCCGCCGAGGTTGACATGGCTGCCGCCCTTGACCTCGCGGAACTTGGGTGCGCGGATGCGGAACTCAGAAAGCTTGCCCTCGATAAAGCCAAGCGTCAGCTTGCTCGAGAAGATGGGCACCTTATTGTTGAGGTCCTGCAGCAGATACGGAAGCGAACCGGTGTGGTCCTCGTGGCCGTGGGTGACGACGATACCGCGGAGCTTCTCCTCGTTCTCTAGAACATAGGTGTAGTCGGGAAGCACCAGGTCGATACCGGGCTGGGAGTCGTCGGGGAACATAAGACCGGCGTCGACGAGCACCATGTCGTCGCCGCACTCGAAGACCGTCATGTTCTTGCCGATGCCGTCAAGACCGCCGAGCGGGATGATCTTCAAGGGAGATGATTTTTTAGCTGCCATAGGTTAGTGTGGTTTCCTTTCTTCGAAACGGGTCTGGAACAACCGACGGGGCGCTTCTGGCAAACCGACCGCCGGGAACGTACAAATATGCATCGCAGAGTCGATGCAATAACCACAGTATGATACCCATTTGCACAACAACAGACCACCCATGCATCAAAGCCCCATCTGAACCGGTCTATCCCGCCGGTTTCCCGTGGGGCGGGCACTGATGAAGTTTCCTGCTCTACAGTCCTGCGCAAGACGGAAAGCACATTAAGTGCTTTCCTTTGCGTGCGGAACTCGCGATAAACTTAGCCCGTGCCGGGCCCGCTGAGACCAGACCTGCCAAAATAGGACAGCTTTATTTTGGTCGGTTTTATCTGGGGCAATGACGCGCATGCGATTGTCAAAAGATCTGAATTCAAATAACTGAATAGACTGTCTGACAAAATCGCAACCCGCAGCAACCAGCCCTTTTGCTATTCCCGGCGGGGGCCGCGGGTAAAGTTTATCGCGAGTTCCGCACGAACAGGAGGCCACTTAATGTGGCCTCCGTCGTGAGCAGGACTGTAGAGCAGGAAACTTTACCCGCGGACCCCGCCGGGAATAGCAAAAGGGCGACTCCATGGAGGAGTCGCCCTTGTTGAGCTGCTTATGTGCGGCTGTTACTCGGCGTCGTGGTGACGGCGGGGCTTGCGGCCTCCGTTGTCGCCGGGACGGCGCGGACGGTCGCTGCGCTCGGAGCGCTCGCGACGAGGACGCTCACGGCGCTGGAAGTGCTCGCCGTCGCCCTCGGAGGCACCCTCGGCGCGAGCCGGGGCCTCGGGCTTGTCAAGACGATCGAGCGAGATCTTGCCACGATCGTCGACCTCGATGACGACGACCTTGACCTCGTCGCCAACATTGAGGACGTCCTCGACCTTCTCCACGCGGCCCTTGGCGACGCGGGAGATGTGCAGCAGGCCGTCCTTACCGGGCAGCAGGTTGACGAAGGCGCCGAAGGGCTGGATGGAGACCACACGACCGGTGTACTCCTCGCCCGGCTCGGGAACCTTGATGATGAGCTTGATACGCTCGACGGCCTGGTCGACGGACTCGCCGGTGCCGCCGACAAAGACGGTACCGTCCTCCTGGATGTCGACCGAGGCGCCGGTCTCGTCCTGGATACCGCGGATGACCTTACCGCCGGAACCGATGACGTCGCGGATCTTGTCGGTCGGAACCTGGATGGAAACGATGCGCGGAGCGGTGCTGCGCGTGGTGTGGCGCGGCTCGGGGATCACATCGAGCATCTTCTGCAGGATGAAGGCGCGACCCTCCTTGGCCTGCTGCAGAGCGCGGGCCAGGATGTCGAAGGTGAGGCCGGTGGCCTTGTTGTCCATCTGCAGGGCGGTGATGCCCTCGGTGGTGCCGGTGACCTTAAAGTCCATGTCGCCCAGGAAGTCCTCGAGACCCTGGATGTCGGACAGGACCACGGTCTTGCCCTCCTCCTGGATCAGGCCCATGGCGATACCGGAGACCGGGCGCTTAATGGGCACGCCGCCGTCCATAAGGGCGAGCGTGGAACCGCAAGTCGAAGCCATCGAAGAGGAGCCGTTGGACTCCATGACCTCGGAAACGACGCGGATGGCGTAAGGGAACTCGTTCTCGTCGGGGAGCACCGGAAGCAGAGCGCGCTCGGCCAGGTTACCGTGGCCAATCTCGCGGCGCTTGGGGCTGCCCATGCGGCCGGTCTCGCCGGTGCAGAACGGCGGGAAGTTGTAGTGGTGCATGTAGCGCTTGCCCTCGGTGGGCTCGATGGTATCCAAACGCTGGCCCTCGTTGAGCATGCCGAGCGACAGGACAGAGAGCACCTGGGTCTGGCCACGCTGGAACAGGCCGGAGCCGTGAACGAGCGGCAGGTAGTTGTCCTTCACCATGATGGGACGGATTTCATCGGCGGCACGGCCATCGACGCGCTCACCAGTCTCGACGACCATGGTGCGCATGGCCTTCTTCTCGAGCTTCTTGAGCGCCACGGGAATCTCGCGCTCCCAAGCGGACTGCTCCTCCTCGGTGAACTCGGCACGGATGGACTCCTTCAGAGCCTCGACCTTGCCGATACGGGAGAGCTTGTCGGCGTCGCGAAGGGCGGCAGCCATCTCGTCGTAGTGGGCAAAGATACGCTCCTGGACCTCCTCGACGGGCTGGTCGAGCGGGTACTCCTTCTTGACGATAGCGCCGTTGACCTGCTCCCACTCGGCGACAAACTCGTCCTGAGCCTGGCAGAAGGCAGCAAGGGCCTCCTGGCCAAACTTCATGGCGGCGAGCATGTCGTCCTCGGAGATCTCCTCGGCGCCGGCCTCGACCATCGAAATGAAGTCGGCAGAGCCGCCCAGCTCCAGGTCCAGATCGGAGTTCTCGCGCTCCTCGTAGGTGGGGTTGACGATAAACTCGCCGGTCTCCACGTTGCGGCCGATGCGCACGCAGGCAAGCGGGCCCTCGAAGGGCACGCCGCCGAGCGTCATGGCCAGGGAAGCACCCATGACGTTGATGACGTCAAAGGGATTGACCTGGTCGGCGACGAGCGAGGTAGCGACGATGTGCACCTCGTTGCGGAAGCCGTCCGGGAAGCTCGGGCGAATCGGACGGTCGATCATGCGCGCGGTGAGCGTGGCCTTCTCGCTGGGACGGCCCTCACGCTTGAGGTAACCACCCGGGATGCGGCCGGCTGCGTACATCTTCTCGTTGAAGTCGACGGTCAGCGGGAAAAAGTCGTAGTTCTTGCGCTCCTTGGAGACGACCACGGTGTCGAGCATCGTGGTGTCGCCCTGCTTGACCAGGCAGGCGCCGGTGGCCTGCTTGGCAAGCTCGCCCGACTCAAAGGTGTAGGTCTTGCCGTACAGCTCAAAGGTCTTGGATACGAGTGTCATTGTTCTCCTTTACCCCGCAGACCCCTTGCCTGCGGGCTTCTCATGTGACGCGGGCCCCCTGCCCCCGCCACGCTTCAGAGCGTGATTGTTCACGCCCTTACACAAAAAGAGCGCCCCGCTGCGCAGGACGCTCCTTGCATGTACAAATCCTTACTGGATGTTGTCGCGGATGCCCAGAGCCTTGATGAGCTCACGATACTCGACGATGTCGTTCTTCTTGATGTAGGAGAGAAGACGACGACGACGGCCGACGAGCATGAGCAGGCCACGACGGGTGTGGAAGTCCTTCTGGTGAGACTTCATGTGCTCGGTCAGCTCCTTGATGCGCTCGGTCAGGATAGCGACCTGAACCTTGGGGTTGCCGGTGTCGACCGGGGTGTTACCGAACTGAGCAGTCAGCTCTGCCTTGCGCTCTTTGGAAACAGTCATTGTTTCACCTTTCGTTTCTTGTCGCCCGCGGGCGACGCTATTCGCCTCGGACTGGGAAGCCGCCGGTGGAGCGAGCATCCAAGGTCGAGGTACCAACAGGTCGGTATGTTACCACAAGCAGCCCGCGCCTGCGCATCATCACCGACCCAACATGAATTCCATCGCACGGAGACGTTGATCGGTGTGCGTCGCAGCCCACACGTGCGAAAGCCCCAGCAAAAAGGCAGCGGTATGGGGGTCGACCCTCTCGGCCATAAGCGCATCGAAGGTCATGGACATGAGGGCGCGCAGCCATGCGACCTCACCGGTCGACACCAGCTCGGCACCCGGAACGCTCGACGCGCACGACCCGCACATGAGACCGCCCGCCTGGGGCGAAAAATACGACAACATGGGGTCTCCGCACAGCACGCAGGCCGAAAAATCGGGTCGGTAGCCAACGTGGGACAGCAGCTTAAAGACATATGCCGCCACAAGTAGATCCATATGCGCCGCGTCGAGCCCGCCGCCCACCAAGGCAAGCGCTCGCTGCGTGATGGCAAAGGTAAACGAGTCCTCGGCGTCCTCGAACGAGCACACGCGCGCCACCTCGGCAATCGCGCTTGCGGCGCAAGTCGTCTCGTAATCGGGCGCGGCGCCGAGCGGCGCCTCCATGAGCTCGGCCTGAGAAACCACGTCGAGCGACCGACCATGCGCGAGCAGCATATCGACGGT
The DNA window shown above is from Collinsella aerofaciens and carries:
- the rimO gene encoding 30S ribosomal protein S12 methylthiotransferase RimO, which translates into the protein MDTPLGSVLYITLGCAKNEVDTDRMRSLLTAAGYEEAFDPQDADIAIVNTCSFLASATSESIETTLELANEVQDGVRSCPIVMCGCVPSRYGDDLPDELPEVAAFVKADEEDGIVAVIDGVLGVEREIAAYIPQVKRTVEGAVAYVKISDGCNRFCSFCMIPYIRGRYHSRNAESIISEVRDLVAGGVREIVLIGQDTGIWGTDFADEDVAVGSPRNLAQLLRAVAEAVRPHNVWVRVLYLQPEGMTDELIETIRDTPEVLPYIDIPVQHCDARILKAMRRSGSRQELEDLFRDLRERIPGIVIRSTAMVGFPTETDDEFRDLIDFMDTVGFDYTSVFAYSQEEGSLAAKMEGQVDEEVKLERAQEAMDLAESLGFAATAAHVGERAQVIVDGIEETEDGAELIGHAWFQAPDSDGAVHLDASEASVGDILTVEFTDSFCYELIGHVVE
- the pgsA gene encoding CDP-diacylglycerol--glycerol-3-phosphate 3-phosphatidyltransferase; its protein translation is MIVSALSHTSVAGTDWSTFDGPLAAAAFILYVILSCTDKVDGYLARSRNEITDFGKFLDPIADKLLVFSALLLFLDFGAVSVWSVFIILFRELLVSALRMVASAAGVVVAADKLGKYKTATTMVSICGYLCVFAMAGLHLGPVALTLGIYSVSRFLYAVAVVLTVISGAQYFWNCRKIVFSV
- a CDS encoding CinA family protein; protein product: MTDSFEQISAHNEELARDIVERASARGVTVSTAESLTAGMIASTIADIPGASAVLRGGAVTYCDEIKHRVLGVEQETLDRYTAVSHQTAREMAAGSLELYQSDIAVSATGYAGPGGGTEDDPAGTFYSGWAYRAADGEVPVVDSVRCHYEGDRSCVRAHAVAEALGRIALVLNSME
- a CDS encoding helix-turn-helix domain-containing protein, with amino-acid sequence MAARFGDMLLEQRRRMGLSIQQVANTIKIRPQIIEFFETGNFASMPPRGYAQGMISSYARFLGLNPREVVNAYFDDLMAYERETSQQGGRFQDAAGYVNSRSSVDNGRFLMVQGGRSTRYGQRPQQAGYITETGSGEEIRSQRDRFRSTPMPEDRALPAARGVARDPRAGYGDGGYSDRGHRGISTGRSRGGYADADTTQVTPRLRSQPQSYGQRSSAPRAGQRAYQGRGELAPRSGQRGLQGQGGYRGRSDSNRGRMSQGGGRSSSSRGRGGSRAPQNNGLDPRIVYAGIGAVALLLIVLIVVLLRGCASSTPETTPEMPTATKTTTKKSSKKTETVDEDEDTDEATDESTDSDATKTTAKKEENEVTKVKVSVAKGKTAWIEVKVDGKSVYGAQSTGPFEQEYTPESSIEITTSKPSDVTVTKNGEKVRYDTKTSGVARVTITVPKKETTDSENGESSDGTDTTDGTDATDGTDAQSTDGADTATDGQTPTDSTDYSYDSY
- a CDS encoding YajQ family cyclic di-GMP-binding protein — protein: MAKDSSFDVVSEVNMQEVDNAFQQTTREISQRYDLKDSGATIELSKGDKLFTINAPADFVSKQIIDVLSSKLIKRGIDLKAVSWDAPQAASGGTVRVLGHIVEGIDQATAKKINKDIKDQKLKVKVTIEADKLRVSSASKDALQTVIQFLRDQDYGQPLQFTNYR